The Thermocrinis albus DSM 14484 genome segment GCTGATATACCGCCGCTAATCCTTAATTCAGTGTTGGCAAGCAATGGAAAGCTCTTTTCTTCTGAAAAAGAAGGCTTCAAAGATAGCAATACTATTGATGCACTTAAAGCTGAAATAGATCTTATACCTCTCATGTCATACCCTCCACTGACTGTTTTAGCAATATTCATACCAGATCGATTAACATTTATTAAATCTTAAATAAGAATCTTAAATAAGAGAAATAAGAGGGTATCATGCACTGCTTGATTATATGTAATGATTGTATATTTTAAACAAAAATGTTAACAATAAAGTATGACTGCTGTAATATTAGCAAAGTTTATCGGAAAACCTTAGCAGGAAGGCATCTAAAAAAAGGTATCAGTGGGGAATACGGTTTTTGAAGGCAAATACCCTCTGAAGCATTGTTATAAAAGAACCAAAAAGTATAACGAGGATAGATACTTCTACCATGTTAAGAACTATTCCTACAAGTAATGTTAGCCATCTTTCTGTCCTCTCAAAAGTCCCGACATTTAGAGTGTATCCAAGACTCTCAGCTCTTGCTTTGGCATAACTCACTCCAAAAGAAAACACCAAAGCAAGTAGGGACAAAAAAGATAAGTAATCCTCTTCTGATGAAAGGCTAATGGCTATGAAAGGTGAAGCATCAGAAAATCTGTCTACAAGAGAATCTAAAAAGGCACCGAACTCACTTCT includes the following:
- a CDS encoding CDP-alcohol phosphatidyltransferase family protein translates to MSYLVREIKPHFERSIQPVLTALTKAHVSPNTITLLGLVLVIVGSVFLYMHMHLWSFVFLALGGLADAIDGSLARKNGTRSEFGAFLDSLVDRFSDASPFIAISLSSEEDYLSFLSLLALVFSFGVSYAKARAESLGYTLNVGTFERTERWLTLLVGIVLNMVEVSILVILFGSFITMLQRVFAFKNRIPH